From Hermetia illucens chromosome 6, iHerIll2.2.curated.20191125, whole genome shotgun sequence, one genomic window encodes:
- the LOC119659356 gene encoding uroporphyrinogen-III synthase — protein sequence MKRVLILKSESDSSEIYASLLAENNFEAVFIPTLGFGFKNLEELRGKLLAPEKHSGLIFTSPRCVDAVQSALQGAPLPEQWKELHNYCVGEVTHNYIKSCLDGLNSLGKESGNANNLADYIKEQFEGNKSLPLLFPCGNLRTDALLVKLMDAGFLLDACEVYETIPHPDLAENLSEALKAENVEFIAFFSPSGVNCCYEYFTKNNVNLTNKKLIAIGPSTRKSMENKGLTVYRTAEKPSVEYLIKVLLNPDGAAPTASENGTKDE from the coding sequence ATGAAGCGTGTCCTAATTCTCAAGTCAGAATCCGACAGTTCGGAAATCTACGCGAGTCTCCTTGCGGAGAATAATTTCGAGGCAGTGTTCATTCCAACGTTGGGTTTTGGCTTCAAGAACTTGGAGGAGCTCCGAGGGAAGCTCTTGGCTCCAGAAAAACACAGTGGCCTGATATTCACGAGTCCTCGCTGCGTGGATGCTGTCCAAAGTGCCTTGCAGGGCGCCCCGCTGCCTGAACAATGGAAGGAGTTACATAATTACTGCGTCGGTGAAGTAACGCACAACTACATAAAATCATGCTTGGACGGGCTGAACTCGCTGGGAAAGGAGTCGGGGAACGCCAACAACTTGGCGGATTACATCAAAGAACAATTCGAGGGCAATAAGTCGTTGCCGCTGCTGTTCCCTTGCGGCAATTTGCGTACCGACGCTCTGTTGGTGAAGCTTATGGACGCAGGGTTCCTGCTGGATGCCTGCGAAGTGTACGAGACGATTCCTCATCCGGACCTCGCCGAGAATCTCAGTGAAGCCCTGAAGGCAGAGAACGTGGAATTCATCGCGTTTTTCAGTCCATCAGGCGTGAATTGCTGCTACGAGTACTTCACGAAGAATAATGTTAACTTGACCAACAAGAAACTAATCGCCATTGGGCCGAGCACTCGAAAATCAATGGAAAACAAAGGTCTGACCGTGTATAGAACCGCAGAGAAACCGTCCGTAGAGTACCTGATCAAAGTCCTCCTCAACCCCGACGGGGCGGCTCCTACAGCATCCGAAAATGGAACAAAGGACGAGTGA
- the LOC119660592 gene encoding uncharacterized protein LOC119660592, whose translation MSTSSCSAGSKNETDFQKKLLELARLTENLLNQMENGEFRCRRQLEEIDRIRGGDSRKFHSWDSTLNTMEHRKKPEKTTRCCLSKQQGSSSSPRYEPCRSPFPQVTAKRSQAGANNDFESSLYCPPKSGAEESEYVGCCSKKKKSGQLPVVPMVRHYPSGSSNKGSLCSDKECTCKKNVQRAHDELTLVSLTQSQEMSREFVEICPDKITAAQEKVIVVHSFEAANTTKERHGGAPHASRSCEREREKSRCPPYGDCRNRPPGSSGQQRESQGRTSEMQRKKNESSSKGIKPVESLTSSKSRIMQLERLKNKSHQHPTADEVAIYWPPPVSTAEGRSEQKREDIKHSHREYAERPKDWKDTRNWEEPVRLSKHREKYDYYKEKLGRSCHCPSPSDFDRYARQIQPASSREYVPGDEQAYRKLPQKKPVKSSERDRPLEGRESPISISCYSDEFEPYPRAHRKRSTSKKRPYQGSEYDKNFRDLQDRCSRDYPRPSQKKQKGEIQSSRNYRNIESSEESQDLHEVPAVLSNPDSICTLCHGIRYRDNNRVGRKRPQETCPDADFRTSKGVPRKVYQERSTERKIKKKFSPPQESEETESADDFRQIQDVGTPQDTVELYRGGKVRPRSEKRCCKCGVAKPFEEFEPVKKHRDHRRAKKSVSRKAPRIPPNQCPSQPQAKNRQSWGIECGSNFEGVPICCKCGLLKPIKASEPTQKIKQIKPKTFEAVELPEAIISEDDNYLINQYEAQCKCYCGERGQTLTRKHQASAKSPKLHDPTNTKRPYRASSCPSDIPICCKNPGKKSMPSKRTTSRKYREIDCQYFKPDAPASCSDSKIDRGSKKSRSQSAHTSKNQTKYAESSSKRRPKDNNHSDREELICECKDEIIPKVVKPEIEKKKPTSDTEVCYCGKNFCRMEPGRKSRDRKSSSHTAGSKQIGTQQIVGSVAFSESKTFAESQTFARSQGVAISQAFVGSQTFTASLQVPGRHSVAGSQQRRSASLAGTQLVDTSLSASKPPALPAIEPPRIDQHSEFSQADGSQQIDEMLQRSQEATAELDSTYSSCTSQLSGSYQTTQDQSACSSTKPQEPSLRDSGAYSPRSSGKNQVSRLSDKSYKSQYLSRLSEKSEDILQDSPPPVIAPPPSKNRESARSSADQASRVCCKCGKETCPNAPEKICGKNSPDETENRCKCEKRKARKSAGKSESYSCMSSDKKPEQRPERRRTSTVSQWTDPNQVQKLLAPIPPRRSTSESGSIKSMSLTKDPDE comes from the coding sequence atgtccACGTCGTCTTGTTCAGCAggttcaaaaaatgaaacagattTTCAGAAGAAACTTTTGGAGCTAGCTCGTCTGACAGAGAATCTTCTAAATCAAATGGAGAATGGTGAGTTCCGGTGTAGGCGACAATTAGAAGAGATAGACCGAATTAGAGGTGGAGATTCAAGGAAGTTCCATTCATGGGACAGTACTTTGAATACGATGGAGCATAGAAAGAAACCTGAGAAGACTACGCGTTGCTGTCTATCCAAGCAAcaaggatcatcctcatccccaCGGTATGAACCCTGCCGTTCTCCCTTTCCCCAAGTAACAGCAAAGAGGAGTCAAGCGGGTGCTAACAATGACTTTGAGAGTAGCTTATATTGTCCTCCAAAGTCCGGTGCTGAGGAGTCAGAATACGTTGGATGTTgcagcaaaaagaaaaaatcaggCCAGCTTCCAGTAGTCCCGATGGTAAGACATTACCCGAGCGGCTCAAGCAATAAAGGATCATTATGTTCGGATAAGGAATGCACTTGTAAGAAAAATGTTCAAAGAGCGCATGATGAATTGACCTTGGTCTCACTAACGCAATCTCAGGAGATGTCGAGAGAATTTGTAGAAATATGTCCAGATAAAATTACAGCTGCTCAGGAGAAAGTCATTGTCGTTCATAGTTTTGAAGCAGCCAATACCACCAAAGAAAGGCATGGAGGGGCTCCACATGCATCCCGTTCCTGTGAAAGGGAGAGGGAGAAATCGCGATGCCCTCCCTACGGAGATTGTCGGAACAGACCTCCAGGTAGTAGCGGCCAACAAAGAGAGTCTCAAGGACGAACATCAGAAATGCaacggaaaaaaaatgaatcgaGTTCAAAAGGAATAAAGCCTGTAGAAAGTCTAACTTCTAGTAAAAGTCGTATCATGCAATTGGAACGACTGAAAAATAAATCCCACCAGCATCCTACCGCAGATGAGGTTGCGATTTATTGGCCACCACCTGTAAGTACAGCCGAGGGTAGAAGTGAACAGAAACGAGAAGATATTAAGCATTCACACAGAGAATACGCAGAGCGCCCTAAGGATTGGAAGGATACCCGGAATTGGGAGGAACCCGTTCGACTTTCCAAACACCGAGAGAAATATGACTATTATAAAGAGAAGTTAGGACGATCGTGTCATTGTCCTTCACCATCAGACTTCGACAGATATGCTCGACAAATACAGCCAGCTAGTTCCCGCGAATACGTTCCGGGGGATGAGCAAGCTTATCGCAAACTACCTCAGAAAAAACCAGTGAAGTCTTCTGAACGTGATCGACCTTTAGAAGGTCGTGAAAGCCCTATTAGCATTTCCTGTTATTCTGACGAATTCGAGCCTTACCCTCGAGCGCATCGCAAACGGTCGACTTCCAAAAAACGTCCTTACCAAGGATCTGAGTACGATAAAAATTTTAGAGACTTACAAGACCGTTGTAGCCGTGATTATCCAAGGCCATCCCAGAAGAAACAAAAAGGAGAGATTCAGTCATCACGGAACTATCGAAATATTGAGTCATCTGAAGAATCTCAGGATCTTCATGAAGTTCCGGCAGTATTGTCTAACCCAGACTCTATATGTACACTATGTCATGGGATACGATACCGTGATAATAATCGGGTGGGACGTAAACGCCCCCAGGAAACGTGTCCCGATGCAGATTTCCGTACGTCAAAGGGTGTTCCAAGAAAGGTTTATCAAGAAAGATCGACTGAGAGAaagattaaaaaaaagttttctccACCACAGGAAAGTGAAGAGACTGAATCAGCTGACGATTTCCGGCAAATTCAAGACGTTGGAACACCTCAGGATACGGTGGAACTTTACCGAGGAGGAAAGGTGAGACCGAGGAGTGAAAAGAGATGTTGCAAATGTGGTGTTGCAAAACCGTTTGAAGAATTTGAACCAGTTAAGAAACACCGCGACCATCGTCGAGCCAAGAAGTCAGTGTCGAGGAAAGCGCCCCGAATACCACCAAATCAATGTCCATCTCAACCGCAAGCGAAGAATAGACAATCGTGGGGAATAGAGTGCGGTTCCAATTTCGAAGGTGTACCAATTTGCTGTAAATGCGGACTATTGAAACCAATCAAAGCGAGTGAACCAACTCagaaaattaaacaaataaaaCCTAAAACTTTTGAGGCAGTTGAATTGCCTGAGGCCATTATATCGGAAGATGACAATTATCTGATAAATCAGTACGAAGCGCAATGCAAGTGCTATTGTGGAGAGCGGGGACAGACATTAACAAGAAAACATCAGGCTTCAGCCAAATCTCCAAAGTTACATGACCCAACCAATACAAAGAGACCTTATCGGGCATCTTCTTGTCCTTCTGATATACCCATTTGTTgtaaaaatcctggaaagaaatCGATGCCATCAAAGCGTACAACCTCAAGGAAATATAGAGAAATTGACTGTCAATATTTCAAACCAGATGCTCCAGCGTCATGTTCAGATTCAAAGATCGACAGAGGTAGTAAGAAGAGTAGGTCGCAGTCTGCACATACGAGTAAAAATCAGACAAAATATGCCGAATCTTCGAGTAAGCGGCGCCCTAAGGATAATAATCATTCCGATCGTGAAGAGTTAATCTGTGAATGTAAAGATGAAATCATTCCTAAGGTGGTTAAACCAGAAATTGAGAAAAAGAAACCAACATCGGACACTGAAGTCTGCTACTGTGGTAAAAACTTTTGTAGAATGGAGCCGGGACGGAAATCTAGGGATCGAAAATCGTCGTCGCATACTGCAGGTTCCAAACAGATTGGAACACAACAAATTGTCGGAAGTGTGGCATTCTCTGAATCAAAAACATTTGCTGAGTCACAAACTTTTGCTAGATCTCAAGGAGTTGCCATTTCTCAAGCATTTGTAGGATCTCAAACGTTTACTGCATCTCTACAAGTGCCTGGACGTCATTCAGTCGCTGGCTCCCAACAGCGTCGATCTGCTTCACTTGCTGGAACTCAGCTGGTTGATACTAGTCTATCAGCAAGTAAGCCCCCAGCACTACCAGCCATTGAACCACCAAGGATTGATCAACACTCTGAATTTTCACAAGCTGACGGGTCTCAACAAATTGATGAAATGCTTCAGAGGTCTCAGGAGGCTACTGCTGAGCTTGATTCAACATATTCGTCATGCACCTCACAACTCTCTGGTTCATACCAGACGACTCAAGATCAATCCGCATGTTCTTCAACAAAACCTCAAGAACCATCACTTCGTGACAGTGGAGCGTATTCCCCTCGTTCTTCAGGGAAAAATCAAGTTTCGCGGCTCTCAGACAAATCCTACAAATCGCAATATCTTTCTCGGCTTTCAGAAAAGTCTGAGGATATTTTGCAGGATTCACCTCCGCCGGTCATTGCACCTCCTCCATCAAAGAACAGAGAATCTGCGAGGAGTTCAGCTGATCAAGCTTCTCGGGTCTGTTGTAAATGCGGTAAAGAGACTTGTCCAAATGCCCCAGAAAAAATATGCGGGAAGAACTCTCCTGACGAGACGGAGAACAGATGTAAATGTGAAAAGCGCAAAGCGAGGAAGTCGGCTGGTAAATCTGAATCATACTCGTGTATGTCTAGTGATAAAAAGCCGGAACAACGACCAGAGCGTAGGAGAACTTCAACAGTATCACAATGGACTGATCCTAATCAGGTTCAGAAACTTCTCGCTCCTATCCCTCCAAGAAGATCAACCTCTGAATCAGGGTCAATAAAATCGATGTCCCTGACCAAGGATCCGGACGAATGA
- the LOC119658963 gene encoding proteoglycan 4-like: MKKSHGLSSDEDETSPERNTRGRHTTRRRHTDTDLDNNDPGHSRFSEVDNLNTSLTFPYVSHESARTTAPLEVDDAKECSSGLNSSPTFGQLKKLSNQPNKLDDSTDISPDNTEAFIGNIRPNPQIHVESADPKVKQLENSRKHRKRKYKKRTTRRSPGAATNTMRTYVNPNFLSRTVSEVCISSANLASDETNETSPLEALKQEENDSVNSQSSTTNSHFLRPKNPERRERSPAGSELESSEENRALGIRNQIQPCACSKCGKRLRPFEALGSSDNRENVQPPDHDTAYEVHQTQEYTRLIRGFFQSGLTKRSSSYNKHVEGPFLCDHDKHGDHRLHRGMHGRKCSCRSQSKKFRKPPAENNTKAPKLSSDESLERRRSQFRSGSREPMDASRKASADSNHRSSIDAKRASRCSCRVCKGRKDRALCNKNSNVEAWYGPRKVDSDREQYLSKTDTEKSLLRTGDAPRESKKLVNFSENSETSDPEEKVSRTCKCGLLNTTRKDSKTCSCAIPRPVLHRSDTSARVKPSTISKGSWMESRSNSAQIKPSKCSGITANNSYVKQEQIRGTPPNKCKCIKCRRRSEFVSPPPTSRTEDGGRRSSGQIKPSESSKVMVSVDVDTVQEQVKRAPPNKCKCAKCRGRSELSPPPVMEDVSRHSSGQTKPIKSSARITNVDGGTVQKQGTQTPPNKCRCAKCSRKSEFCQPPITSQVEDGSRHSRGQLRPSKVAEPTKNVYTDNTRTPSIKCNCNRCKQKSDTTQPLSKPPQDTPKGKECLCSSCGRKRRPSSEMPPSCTEESPPKPETEPKSSEEPKRQQSESSLPTPITSSLLAPIVPPPPTPAQLTSSDENEINRPSSTEFLDGVKPEPHTPNCICSICIDKSKCGITPPKKDEPVPVETKPFDRTQIPQHPSNPAVIEPTTSQSEEPCPCMQCENRRRDLKCETLDLVRTKSKSVIGLLQRPRIPSRVHTSIKPREEKGIHTYDCTCKICQEQDKHPIEEKKKKWRLPWSSAHPIELKPKPEPAQIKPWKVSEIFRHPRIPANPPKPREPSEVYLPPKIDDKCPCEKDRILTDKVETKHSSIADICRKPRLTPPIDQEPSFSRIFGDHAKDCKCKKCEDRAKCQIDVACHRPESVQTKSSGLLELLRHPRIPNAIDSEEKEVPVKTKSNPELISWKRERVDLQKSTSCPCVKCSDDKLPESKVHLKPVSIQSIIQHHPRIPQPIDNKRKSSRLESKEDKLRRRPSMESVDIKPIEHSPNCICQACTSQSNYEPEPSYDSSKVTTSSRRPEALCQRPRLPILMDFRPPKSVKPERDSCTCEREIITQSKIVTKRTTQAKPVNRLPHSQTQNLNSDTSKTKAL; encoded by the exons ATGAAAAAAAGCCATGGCCTATCTAGTGATGAAGATGAAACTTCACCGGagaggaatacaagaggaagACATACCACGCGAAGAAGACATACCGACACTGATTTGGATAACAATGATCCTGGACACTCAAGATTCTCAGAGGTCGACAATCTCAACACCTCTCTGACATTCCCATATGTAAGTCATGAAAGTGCCAGGACTACTGCGCCCTTGGAAGTGGATGATGCTAAGGAATGCAGTAGTGGCCTTAACAGTTCGCCAACCTTTGGGCAACTGAAGAAATTGTCTAATCAGCCAAATAAGCTCGACGATTCCACAGATATATCCCCAGATAATACGGAAGCATTCATAGGAAATATAAGACCAAACCCACAAATTCATGTTGAAAGTGCAGATCCCAAAGTGAAACAGCTTGAAAATTCTCGAAAACATAGAAAgcgtaaatataaaaaaaggacAACAAGAAGAAGTCCCGGTGCAGCGACAAATACAATGCGGACTTACGTCAATCCCAATTTTCTCTCACGTACAGTCTCTGAGGTCTGTATATCTTCCGCAAATTTGGCAAGTGATGAAACAAATGAAACATCTCCCCTCGAAGCTTTGAAACAGGAAGAGAATGACTCAGTTAACTCTCAGAGTTCAACAACGAACTCTCATTTTTTAAGGCCAAAAAATCCAGAGAGGAGAGAAAGATCCCCAGCCGGCTCAGAActagaatcgtccgaagaaaaCAGAGCACTTGGGATTAGGAATCAGATCCAACCTTGTGCGTGTTCAAAGTGTGGTAAAAGGCTAAGACCATTTGAGGCACTTGGAAGCAGTGATAACAGAGAGAATGTGCAACCACCAGACCATGATACTGCATATGAAGTACATCAGACGCAAGAATATACGAGGCTAATACGCGGCTTCTTCCAATCGGGGCTTACAAAAAGGAGTTCCTCCTATAATAAACATGTGGAAGGACCATTTCTATGTGACCATGACAAGCATGGAGACCATCGCCTTCATCGTGGAATGCATGGTCGCAAGTGTTCATGCCGATCTCaatcaaaaaaatttcgaaaacctCCTGCGGAAAATAATACAAAGGCACCGAAATTAAGTTCAGACGAATCGCTGGAAAGGAGGCGCAGTCAGTTCAGATCTGGCAGCCGCGAACCAATGGATGCCAGTAGAAAAGCTTCTGCTGATAGCAATCATCGGAGCTCCATAGACGCCAAACGTGCTAGCAGATGCTCTTGCAGGGTATGTAAAGGTAGAAAGGATCGCGCTCTTTGCAACAAAAATTCGAACGTAGAAGCCTGGTATGGTCCTCGAAAAGTTGACTCCGATAGAGAGCAATACCTTTCAAAGACAGATACCGAGAAGAGTCTATTAAGAACTGGTGATGCTCCGAGGGAAAGTAAGAAGTTAGTCAACTTTAGTGAAAATTCGGAAACATCAGACCCTGAAGAGAAAGTATCAAGGACCTGTAAATGTGGGCTGCTAAACACCACCAGAAAAGACTCCAAGACTTGCTCATGCGCTATTCCTAGACCTGTATTGCATAGGTCTGATACCTCAGCCCGCGTAAAACCATCAACAATTTCGAAAGGAAGCTGGATGGAGAGTAGAAGTAATTCGGCTCAAATAAAACCAAGCAAGTGCTCAGGAATCACGGCAAATAATAGCTATGTTAAACAAGAGCAAATCAGAGGAACACCACCTAACAAATGTAAATGCATTAAATGTAGGAGGAGAAGTGAGTTTGTTTCTCCTCCTCCAACATCTAGAACGGAGGATGGGGGTAGGCGCAGCTCGGGCCAAATTAAACCAAGTGAAAGTTCGAAAGTCATGGTTAGCGTCGATGTTGACACTGTGCAGGAGCAAGTTAAACGGGCACCCCCTAACAAATGTAAATGCGCTAAGTGTAGAGGAAGGAGTGAGCTTAGTCCTCCACCTGTAATGGAAGACGTAAGTAGACATAGCTCAGGTCAAACTAAACCAATCAAGAGCTCAGCACGCATTACAAATGTCGATGGTGGTACTGTTCAAAAGCAAGGTACACAGACACCCCCTAATAAATGTAGATGCGCCAAATGTAGTAGAAAAAGCGAGTTTTGCCAACCACCTATAACATCCCAGGTAGAAGATGGAAGTAGACACAGCCGGGGTCAATTAAGACCAAGCAAGGTTGCGGAACCAACCAAAAATGTGTACACTGACAATACACGGACCCCCTCTATCAAATGTAACTGCAATAGATGCAAACAAAAAAGTGATACTACTCAGCCACTTTCGAAACCTCCACAAGACACGCCCAAAGGAAAAGAATGTCTTTGCAGTTCATGTGGACGCAAACGGAGACCTTCTTCAGAGATGCCACCAAGTTGTACAGAAGAATCTCCACCAAAACCGGAAACAGAACCGAAGTCTTCAGAagaaccgaaacgtcaacaatctGAATCGTCACTACCAACACCTATTACCTCATCGTTGCTAGCACCTATAGTACCCCCTCCACCGACACCCGCCCAACTTACCTCAAGTGATGAAAACGAAATTAACCGTCCGTCATCGACCGAATTCCTGGATGGGGTGAAGCCCGAACCACACACGCCAAATTGTATCTGTTCAATATGCATCGATAAAAGCAAGTGTGGAATTACACCGCCTAAAAAAGACGAACCTGTACCAGTGGAAACCAAACCATTCGACAGGACCCAAATTCCTCAGCATCCAAGTAATCCAGCCGTTATTGAACCCACGACTTCACAATCGGAAGAGCCTTGTCCCTGTATGCAGTGCGAAAACCGCCGACGCGATCTTAAGTGTGAAACTTTGGATCTAGTCCGGACAAAAAGCAAATCAGTGATAGGACTTTTACAAAGGCCAAGGATACCTAGCCGTGTTCATACTTCCATAAAGCCTCGAGAGGAAAAAGGTATACACACATACGACTGCACTTGCAAAATATGCCAAGAACAAGATAAACATCCCATcgaggagaagaagaaaaaatggcgCCTACCATGGAGTTCAGCGCACCCAATTGAGCTTAAGCCAAAACCCGAACCCGCTCAAATCAAACCTTGGAAAGTTTCTGAAATTTTCCGGCATCCTAGGATACCTGCTAATCCACCCAAGCCAAGAGAACCTAGTGAAGTATATCTGCCACCGAAAATAGATGACAAGTGTCCTTGCGAGAAGGACAGAATTTTAACTGATAAAGTTGAGACCAAGCACAGCAGCATAGCGGATATTTGTCGAAAACCCAGGCTAACCCCTCCAATTGACCAAGAGCCATCTTTCTCTCGTATCTTCGGGGACCATGCGAAAGACTGTAAATGTAAAAAATGTGAGGATAGAGCGAAGTGCCAAATAGACGTTGCGTGCCACAGACCTGAATCCGTTCAGACAAAATCTTCTGGCTTATTAGAACTACTCCGGCATCCACGAATCCCCAATGCTATTGATAGCGAGGAGAAAGAAGTGCCGGTAAAAACCAAGTCCAATCCAGAATTAATTTCCTGGAAACGTGAGCGTGTAGACTTACAGAAGTCGACATCATGTCCTTGTGTAAAGTGCTCAGACGATAAACTTCCAGAAAGCAAGGTACACTTAAAACCAGTATCTATTCAGAGCATTATCCAGCACCATCCCAGAATACCACAACCTATAGATAATAAACGTAAATCCTCACGTTTAGAATCCAAGGAAGACAAACTCCGTCGTCGCCCAAGCATGGAAAGCGTCGACATTAAGCCAATTGAGCACTCCCCTAATTGCATTTGTCAGGCATGCACGAGCCAATCAAACTATGAGCCCGAACCTTCATATGATTCAAGTAAAGTCACAACATCCAGTCGTAGACCAGAGGCTCTTTGTCAACGTCCAAGGCTTCCAATCCTGATGGACTTTAGACCCCCAaaaagcgtcaaaccagagcgtGATTCGTGTACCTGCGAACGTGAAATAATAACCCAAAGCAAAATCGTCACCAAACGCACTA CCCAAGCGAAGCCAGTCAATCGACTACCTCACAGTcaaacgcaaaaccttaactCAGACACTTCAAAAACCAAGGCTCTCTAG